A genomic region of Vitreimonas flagellata contains the following coding sequences:
- a CDS encoding Hsp70 family protein, with amino-acid sequence MTAVGIDLGTTNSCIAVWRKAGVVEVIKDIEGALVTPSMVAVKDNGEVLVGWPAKREAELNPEHTYRSVKRLIGRAFTEDETAQMATKSPFAIARADNGEAWIQGRDNPMPPAQISGMVMTRLKKAAERALGREVTKAVITVPAFFNDAQRRATRDAAGIAGIEVLRIVNEPTAAALAADIDARDGRTVAVYDLGGGTFDLSVLRAESGQFEVLSTNGDTFLGGDDFDARLIDWVAERFLADHGVDLREGKVSLQRLADEAERVKRALSESDRVQFSIPYAALEPVKPGADGRPHIDLDLEITREQFDGLTADLVARTIDCCEAALADAGIAPGDVDELLLVGGMTRAPAVLEAATTYFGGVPWRAPDPDQIVARGAAILAAALTGQLDIELVDVTPHPIGIETADHSMAVLIPAQTKIPCQVKRACTTQVDSQEAVTVRLRQGGAELAADNLALGQFHLEGIGARPAGAARVDVTIDIDVDGIVTASAKDRATGRSNNITAEAAGLAPKAVERMAKAARSVRGEAA; translated from the coding sequence ATGACGGCGGTGGGTATCGATCTCGGCACGACGAATTCGTGCATCGCGGTTTGGCGTAAAGCCGGCGTTGTGGAAGTGATCAAGGACATCGAGGGCGCGCTGGTGACGCCGTCCATGGTCGCCGTGAAGGACAACGGCGAGGTGTTGGTGGGCTGGCCTGCCAAACGCGAGGCCGAACTCAACCCTGAGCACACGTATCGCTCGGTGAAGCGGCTTATCGGGCGGGCCTTCACCGAGGACGAGACCGCGCAGATGGCGACCAAGTCGCCGTTCGCAATCGCGCGGGCTGACAACGGCGAGGCCTGGATTCAGGGGCGGGACAATCCGATGCCGCCGGCGCAGATCTCGGGAATGGTGATGACGCGGCTGAAAAAGGCCGCCGAGCGGGCTTTGGGCCGGGAGGTCACCAAGGCGGTGATCACCGTGCCGGCGTTCTTCAACGACGCCCAGCGCCGGGCCACGCGCGACGCTGCAGGCATCGCCGGCATCGAGGTGCTGCGCATCGTTAACGAGCCGACGGCGGCGGCGCTGGCGGCCGATATCGACGCCAGGGACGGCCGCACGGTGGCGGTTTACGACCTGGGCGGGGGCACCTTCGACCTTTCGGTGCTGCGGGCTGAGAGCGGCCAGTTTGAGGTGCTCTCGACCAATGGCGACACCTTCCTCGGCGGCGACGACTTCGACGCCCGGCTGATCGATTGGGTGGCCGAGCGCTTCCTGGCCGATCACGGCGTCGATCTGCGCGAGGGCAAGGTCTCGCTGCAGCGCCTGGCCGACGAGGCCGAGCGGGTGAAGCGGGCGCTTTCCGAAAGTGATCGGGTGCAATTCTCGATCCCTTACGCAGCACTGGAGCCGGTGAAGCCCGGCGCCGACGGGCGGCCGCACATCGATCTCGATCTCGAGATCACCCGCGAGCAGTTCGACGGGCTCACCGCCGACCTGGTGGCGCGTACGATCGATTGCTGCGAGGCCGCGCTCGCCGACGCCGGCATTGCGCCCGGTGATGTCGACGAGCTGCTGCTGGTGGGCGGCATGACACGCGCGCCGGCCGTGCTCGAGGCGGCCACGACCTATTTCGGCGGCGTGCCGTGGCGCGCGCCCGATCCGGATCAGATCGTGGCCCGCGGTGCGGCGATCCTGGCGGCGGCGCTCACCGGCCAGCTCGACATTGAGCTGGTGGACGTCACCCCACACCCGATCGGCATCGAGACCGCCGATCACTCGATGGCCGTGCTGATCCCGGCCCAGACCAAGATCCCCTGTCAGGTAAAGCGAGCGTGCACGACCCAGGTCGACTCTCAGGAGGCGGTGACGGTACGCTTACGCCAGGGCGGGGCCGAGCTCGCCGCTGACAACCTGGCGCTCGGCCAATTTCACCTCGAGGGCATCGGGGCCAGGCCCGCGGGCGCCGCGCGCGTCGACGTCACGATCGACATCGACGTCGACGGCATCGTCACGGCCAGCGCCAAGGATCGCGCCACCGGGCGGAGCAACAACATCACCGCAGAGGCCGCGGGGCTCGCGCCGAAGGCCGTGGAGCGCATGGCCAAGGCCGCGCGGAGCGTGAGGGGAGAAGCAGCATGA